In Merismopedia glauca CCAP 1448/3, the genomic stretch ATACCTGTCCTGGTGCGATTCCCCCATCGTTGGGCGGGATTTGATGGTGCCAGTAGGGGATAAATCCTTCGCTGCGGAGTCGCTCGATCGCTCGATCTAGCAAATAGCGATTTTGAAAACATCCTCCAGTCAGTACTACTTTCTCTATTCCAACTCGATGAGCGATCGCTACGATGATTTCTACCAAAGTGTTGTGAAATTTGGCGGCGATCTTACCTTGAGATTCCTTGTCGTTAAGGATGGCAGCAACCATTGGCTTCCAGTCTAAAACCCAGTTTCCAGCAGAATCTTGCTCCAAATGGTAAGGATAGATCGAGGAAGTAGGCTCCAAAATACTTTCTAATTGCATGGCAGATTCTCCCTCAAAGCTATTTTTCTGGCACAATCCTATAAGAGAGGCGATCGCATCGAACAATCGTCCGATACTGGAAGTTTTGGGTGTATTAACGCGCTTTTGGAGCATGGTCTGCAATACTTTCACTTCTTGAGCCGAGAAAGCTTGTAAAGTCGGGCAATCGCATCCAAAGGCTGCTTGTTTGAAAGCTTCGTACAGTAGCCCCAAAGCAGCGCGACGCGGTTCCCGTGCGGCGCGATCACCCCCCAATAGCGGAAACGTTCGTAAGTGGGCGACGCGATCGAATCCGTTAGAATCTGAAATCGCTAGAAATTCGCCGCCCCAAAGAGTCGCATCTAAACCGTAGCCAGTACCATCCCACGCAATGCCCAACACGGGAGGATTTAGATTGTTATCCACCATCCCAGACAAAACGTGAGCGTAGTGGTGCTGAATCGGAATAACTGAAGCGTTCAGTTGCCGACTCAAAGCTTGGGCAAATTGACTAGAAAGATAATCGGGATGGGCATCGCAGGCGATCGCTACGGGTTGGGCTGCGTAGAGTTTCAGCAACCGATCAATGGTTTCTTGAAATCGGGCGAAGGTGCGATCTCGATCTAAATCCCCAAGATGTTGACTGACAAGAATCTGGTTTTCAATTGCCAGAGCTACTGTGTTTTTTAGATGACCGCCTACAGCTAGAATGCAAGGGATTGCTTCATCCGATCTTAGATTGTCTTTACTGGGAAACGCGGAAAAACTTTTCGAGGCTTCTATTTGAAAGGGTATGAGGCTGGAAATCTCTTTTCTTGGTTCGGTAGAAAGAGGCGAAGGGGCATATCCTCGCGCCCGTCGTAGAATCGTAGGGCGATCTTTAATAACGAATACTACAGAATCATCCACAGGTCTAGCGATCGCTCGATCGTGCATCAGGAAGGTGTCGGCAATGCTGCCAAGATGCTCTAAGGCTTCTGCATTATCGATACAAATCGGTTCTTGCGATCGATTGCCGCTAGTGGCGACTACCGGAAATTTTAGTTCTGCTAGCAAGAGGTGATGCAGTGGAGTATAGGGAAGCATCACTCCAAAAGTGTTGCTATTGGGTGCAATAGACGCAGCCAAGCCATCTGTTTTCCGACGCAATAAGACAATTGGGGCTGCTGCTGAGAGGAGAAATTCTATCTCAACACTAGATCCAAAACAGTCTTCTCGTACCAGATCGAGACTCGGATACATCACCGCTAAAGGTTTCGTCGGGCGATGTTTGCGATCGCGCAAGCGTTGCACCGCTTCTTCATTCCTGGCATCAACGATAAAGTGGAAGCCGCCTAATCCTTTGAGCGCTAAAATCTTACCCTGTCGAATGTAATCTGCTGCCAGTGCTATTAATTGACGAGCCGAAGCACCTGGGGCGATCGCATTCCCCTTATTATCCCAAAGTTCCAGATGGGGGCCGCAAACCG encodes the following:
- the hypF gene encoding carbamoyltransferase HypF — translated: MAELSPVPNASGGLPMNRTTSSIPIASPLQRLKVRVRGMVQGVGFRPFVYTLATELGLKGWVRNDRNGVDIEVEGITSVLTTFWERLERDRPAHAIVSQVETDWLLPCGYDAFEIYPSDEGSFGKTAWILPDLATCSDCLSEIFDPQNRRYYYPFTNCTHCGPRYSILTALPYDRPYTTMQAFAMCPNCQQEYENPQNRRFHAQPNACSVCGPHLELWDNKGNAIAPGASARQLIALAADYIRQGKILALKGLGGFHFIVDARNEEAVQRLRDRKHRPTKPLAVMYPSLDLVREDCFGSSVEIEFLLSAAAPIVLLRRKTDGLAASIAPNSNTFGVMLPYTPLHHLLLAELKFPVVATSGNRSQEPICIDNAEALEHLGSIADTFLMHDRAIARPVDDSVVFVIKDRPTILRRARGYAPSPLSTEPRKEISSLIPFQIEASKSFSAFPSKDNLRSDEAIPCILAVGGHLKNTVALAIENQILVSQHLGDLDRDRTFARFQETIDRLLKLYAAQPVAIACDAHPDYLSSQFAQALSRQLNASVIPIQHHYAHVLSGMVDNNLNPPVLGIAWDGTGYGLDATLWGGEFLAISDSNGFDRVAHLRTFPLLGGDRAAREPRRAALGLLYEAFKQAAFGCDCPTLQAFSAQEVKVLQTMLQKRVNTPKTSSIGRLFDAIASLIGLCQKNSFEGESAMQLESILEPTSSIYPYHLEQDSAGNWVLDWKPMVAAILNDKESQGKIAAKFHNTLVEIIVAIAHRVGIEKVVLTGGCFQNRYLLDRAIERLRSEGFIPYWHHQIPPNDGGIAPGQVLGAYWVLKEIQGGLLCV